AGCGAACATGTCGTCCTGTTTCATGCCCCCCATCCGCTGGTGTCAGACGATAACCAGTTGTACGGGCACGGCGCGCCGTGCTCCTACCCGATAACGCAGCTATTCTCCCCCCCGAGCGGATTGGGCGCACACTTAGGCGCGCCCCTACTTCACCGCTGGAAAAAAACTCACAACACTTTTCTGCGCCGCCGAAAGCGCTTCCTGCACAAAGGTGGCGGATGCCCAGAACATAAGGTTCGCCCCGTCCGTGGATTGGCATTCCGCGGCGCTCACCTGTCCGTCCCCGTCCGTGTCGTAAACGCTTGCCGGGCATTCAGGCGTGTCGGATATGGGGTCAAACCATGTCCCGTCCGACTCGGTTGTATGGAAAAGCCCCATGAAGTGGCCAAGCTCGTGCGCCATCGTCGCGCCTTGCATTATCAGGTCGGCCGAACTCATCCGCGACATCCCTCCCATTGTGTTCACCACCACGCCGGAGTGTTCGGTCCCCTGGACAAGCGGCGGACCTGGTATCCCCCCGGCTATGCCCAGCACGCCAAGGTTGCTCATGGAACGGACGAGGAAAAGGTTCATATAATCGTTGCCCGCCTGGGACGAAAGCCTGAAAAGCTCGTCCATCCCGTCCGACTGGCCATTGCTGTTCGCGTCCGAGTTTAAGTCCACATGGGTCAGGCGGCGCGCCGTGTCGTCGTTAAGCTCGATGATGTTGACCGTCCCGACGGAAAAACCGTTGACGGCGCAAATCCTCTTGAACTCGTCGAGCATGGCGGCAAGATTCGGGTCGGCGGTCCCCTGATAATCGGGGAGCGCCATGATCCACACGTTGACGTTGATGGTGGTCCCGGCGGTTTTCTTTACGATGGTGTAGATGGAGACGTCCCGCGCGGCCCCGTCCGGGCTTGCGTAATGGGTGATGGAGTATGTCCACGTTCCCGGATTGAAGGCATAGTCCATGCTGTGGGGGATGGTGAATGTCTGGGCGCTATAGCCCTGCCCCTGGGTCTCGTTATAGCCGATGGGCCAGGTGGAAAGGTCCGCGGAAACCATGGAGAAACCGTTGGGGTCCACGATGGACGAAATGTCCATGTCGGAGGTGTCCCCGCCGTCGGCGATGATGGTCAGCGACACTGCCCCGGCCGGTACGTCCACGGTGTATGGCCCGGCGGTCTCCCCCGCGGCCATGGACCTTTGCTCCACAAGGGTGGTGACTTCCGTCTCAACTGACGCCTGTTCACCCCCCCCGCCTCCGCCTCCGGCGCATCCCGCGGCAAGCGCCATAATGGCTGAGGCCGCCATAAGCTTTGCTCCAAAACCCAGGCGGTCAAAAAACGCCGTGATCAGCATCATTGCAACTACTTACTGGCTCCAAAAATAAAGGGGTTATTCTTTTTTTCGAAACCGGCCTCCGTCGGATCGCCGTGGCCCGGATAGATGGCCACCTCCGGCGGCAGGGTGAATATCCTGTTATTGATCGAATCGCGCAATGCCTCAAAACTTCCGCCGGGCAAATCGGTCCTGCCGATGGAGAGGCGGAAAATGGTGTCCCCGGCGATGAGGGTGTTTCCGAAAAGCAGGCATATGCCTCCGGGGGAATGGCCGGGGGTGTGGATCACCTTCATCTTCAGGCATCCGCATATTTCCACCACGTCCCCATCGGCCAGCAACTCGTCGGCGGGGGGGGAGGGGGCTATGCCAAGATATGCCGCCATGTCCTCCATGGAGGGGTGGTTCAGCATTTCGGCGTCCGCCCCGTGGATAATTATTTTGGCTCCGGTGGCCTCCTTGATCTGGGCGTTGGCTCCGGTATGGTCCGCGTGGGCGTGGGTATTAATGATATGGGTCACTTTCCAGCCACGGGCCGATACAGTCTCCAGTATCCGCCTGTATGAATCTCCCGGGTCAATTACGGCGCACACATTATGCACGTCGCACCCGGCTATATAGCAGTTGACCTCAAGTGGGCCGACGCAAATGGTTTCCAATTGTACTGACATGATTTGAACGGCTCGAACTCCTGATATTAATTGGTAAGCTGTGGTTATTGTAGCGGCATCCCGGGAGCGTTTGGTAGGAAAATATTGGGGGGAATTTCAGCGCACGGCCACAAGGCTTATGAACCGGCCCGTGACTTTGCCGTCCTTGCGGTAAGAGTAGAATTTCCTGTTGTGGCACGATGTGCATACGCCGCTGTCGGCGATATTCCGCCCCTTCACGCCGCAATCCGCCAACTGGCGCAGGTTCGCATCCGCGATGTCCACTTGCAGTCCGCCATCGCCGCCGCAACAGGCGTGGAACCGCTCCGCCGTGGCCTCGTCCACCGCATAGCAGCATGATCGTATGCACGGGCCGAAGGCGGCGTGGAGATTTTCCGGATCGCACCCGAACCGCTCCGCCATGATTTCGACGGCCCTTGAAACGATGTGAAGCTCGGCGCCTTTCCTTCCGGCGTGGACGGCGGCGGCAACGTTTTTCTCCGGATCGGCGATGAGTATGGGGAGGCAGTCCGCCGTCCGCACCCCAACCGCGATACCTTTGCGTGCGGTGATAACGGCGTCCGCTTCCACCGGCCTTTCCGGAATCGCTCCGTCTATCACCGCCACCTGCGCGCCATGAACCTGCGACGGCGCCCATATCAGCCCGGCGCCGGTGGCGGATTTTATCAATTCCATGTTGCGCC
This DNA window, taken from Nitrospinota bacterium, encodes the following:
- a CDS encoding MBL fold metallo-hydrolase; protein product: MSVQLETICVGPLEVNCYIAGCDVHNVCAVIDPGDSYRRILETVSARGWKVTHIINTHAHADHTGANAQIKEATGAKIIIHGADAEMLNHPSMEDMAAYLGIAPSPPADELLADGDVVEICGCLKMKVIHTPGHSPGGICLLFGNTLIAGDTIFRLSIGRTDLPGGSFEALRDSINNRIFTLPPEVAIYPGHGDPTEAGFEKKNNPFIFGASK
- the pgeF gene encoding peptidoglycan editing factor PgeF, which gives rise to MNEVLRRFPCDGPEIYTFPHIQDLGFANFITGRGGGVSAKPYDSLNTSHSDGDSPENVRRNMELIKSATGAGLIWAPSQVHGAQVAVIDGAIPERPVEADAVITARKGIAVGVRTADCLPILIADPEKNVAAAVHAGRKGAELHIVSRAVEIMAERFGCDPENLHAAFGPCIRSCCYAVDEATAERFHACCGGDGGLQVDIADANLRQLADCGVKGRNIADSGVCTSCHNRKFYSYRKDGKVTGRFISLVAVR